The following proteins are co-located in the Fodinibius salicampi genome:
- a CDS encoding BTAD domain-containing putative transcriptional regulator — protein MINFRILGSLTIQEDNKEHDHSFLYGPKRLALFTYLLLARPRGYHRRDRLIAIFWPDMGQKNARNALSNLLYNIRDALGKEIIINRGMEEIAINRDLVWCDVIEFEEAMDKGQFQKAIDFYKGDMLQGLHVKKISNHFQDWLDRERARLRKRAADGYILLSDELEEEGNISYAVEMAAKAIQLIPLSQQHQSSYLKLLVRNGLNSNAVRAYDEYKLHLEKELGVQPPDDLQLLAKNLKKGYFSKQAQNEQDIAPENPQSFSPNKKSKASSAEENTRGANKISDQPPVKPTSKKMIFWPAGAIVAGIIILLIGFYTWSWQPNQQSAGIIGEGHTIAVLPFTYINAPDSIDYFSIGMTEEILTKLARVPDLSVISRTSVMQYLGQQKGIREIARELGVNAVVEGSVQRAGDDIRITAKLINARSGHNLWTKSYYRRMENILAVQSEVATHIADELEAELLPVERQYISDQRDVNEIAYHLYLRGKYLLDMNEPGNIVSAVEYFEESINIDSTFAPAYSELALAIQRLGRISRFNKNVTGVEGISIENASRLAMEASEKALSLDSTMVNAYLVQAIAYGYVYRNWEQSKNSFERALELNPSHSETLVEYGWHHLRMGDINEALIKMEKAVSVDPVSWAAHHGLGYTYYCDRKYENAITELETSLKLGSLYPNTKKYLSTARLKRSQQLFNKGREEEAIALIENASTMLNEIWGHNTGWKKTIISAAMGQRAETLKSFKNDSLPNPPRLYSSLMIGEIEVALQLIDQNLRFNHRVFIDPIFDSIRSDVRFKKLVETKLERKFDVL, from the coding sequence AAAAAATGCCAGGAATGCGCTCAGCAATCTTCTTTATAATATTCGGGATGCTTTGGGAAAGGAGATTATCATTAACAGGGGCATGGAAGAAATAGCTATAAATAGGGATCTGGTCTGGTGTGATGTAATAGAATTTGAGGAGGCAATGGACAAAGGTCAATTCCAAAAAGCTATTGACTTCTATAAGGGAGATATGCTTCAGGGATTACACGTAAAAAAAATTTCCAATCATTTTCAGGACTGGCTTGATAGAGAAAGAGCAAGACTCCGAAAGCGGGCGGCCGATGGATACATTTTACTTTCTGATGAATTAGAAGAGGAAGGTAACATCAGTTACGCAGTAGAGATGGCGGCAAAAGCTATACAGCTGATACCTTTGTCCCAGCAGCACCAGAGTAGCTATTTAAAACTTTTAGTACGCAATGGTCTAAATAGCAATGCTGTAAGAGCCTACGATGAGTATAAATTGCATCTGGAGAAAGAATTGGGAGTACAACCTCCCGATGACCTTCAGTTGCTTGCTAAAAACCTAAAGAAAGGATATTTCTCTAAACAGGCCCAAAATGAGCAAGATATAGCCCCAGAAAATCCCCAATCTTTCTCCCCTAATAAAAAATCAAAGGCAAGCTCTGCTGAAGAAAATACACGGGGAGCTAACAAAATTTCAGATCAACCGCCTGTTAAACCCACGAGTAAAAAAATGATATTTTGGCCTGCAGGGGCAATCGTTGCTGGTATCATCATTCTGTTAATAGGATTCTATACTTGGAGCTGGCAGCCAAACCAACAGTCCGCAGGCATAATCGGCGAAGGTCATACTATAGCGGTTTTGCCATTTACATATATTAATGCACCTGACAGCATTGATTATTTTAGCATCGGGATGACCGAAGAAATACTTACAAAGTTGGCGCGCGTGCCCGACTTGTCAGTGATCTCCCGAACTTCAGTAATGCAATACCTGGGTCAGCAAAAGGGTATTCGGGAAATTGCTCGTGAACTTGGAGTTAACGCAGTTGTTGAGGGAAGCGTGCAGAGAGCCGGAGACGATATCCGGATTACCGCTAAATTAATCAATGCCCGGTCCGGTCATAACTTATGGACGAAAAGCTACTACAGAAGAATGGAAAATATTCTTGCTGTGCAGAGTGAAGTTGCAACTCATATAGCGGATGAACTTGAGGCTGAATTGCTGCCTGTAGAACGACAGTATATTTCCGACCAAAGAGATGTAAATGAAATTGCATACCATCTTTATCTGAGGGGTAAATATTTGTTGGATATGAATGAACCCGGCAATATTGTTAGTGCCGTTGAGTATTTTGAAGAATCTATTAACATCGATTCAACATTTGCTCCAGCCTATTCTGAATTGGCACTAGCGATTCAACGCCTGGGGCGAATTTCCAGATTCAATAAAAATGTGACAGGAGTTGAAGGAATATCTATTGAAAATGCATCAAGATTAGCAATGGAAGCTTCTGAAAAGGCTCTTTCCCTGGATTCAACAATGGTTAATGCTTATCTGGTACAGGCCATTGCTTACGGGTATGTATACAGAAACTGGGAACAGAGTAAAAATTCATTCGAGCGGGCATTGGAGTTGAATCCCAGTCACAGTGAAACATTAGTTGAATATGGATGGCATCATTTGAGAATGGGCGATATTAATGAGGCCTTAATTAAAATGGAGAAAGCCGTAAGCGTTGACCCAGTATCCTGGGCGGCCCACCATGGTTTAGGATATACCTATTACTGTGATCGAAAATATGAAAATGCTATCACAGAACTGGAGACCTCGTTAAAACTTGGCAGCTTATATCCCAATACTAAAAAGTATTTGAGTACAGCCCGTTTAAAACGGAGCCAACAACTTTTTAACAAGGGTAGAGAAGAAGAGGCCATTGCATTAATTGAGAATGCAAGTACAATGCTTAATGAAATATGGGGACATAATACCGGTTGGAAAAAAACCATCATCTCTGCAGCAATGGGGCAAAGGGCTGAAACTCTTAAAAGCTTTAAAAATGATTCTTTACCTAACCCGCCACGACTTTACTCTTCATTAATGATTGGTGAAATAGAAGTTGCATTACAGCTTATAGACCAAAATCTAAGATTCAACCATCGCGTATTTATTGATCCCATATTTGATTCAATTCGCAGCGATGTACGATTTAAGAAACTTGTTGAAACGAAACTTGAACGGAAGTTTGACGTTCTGTAG